One part of the Bicyclus anynana chromosome 8, ilBicAnyn1.1, whole genome shotgun sequence genome encodes these proteins:
- the LOC112048922 gene encoding alpha-tocopherol transfer protein-like yields MASAATLVQPSGEMWKKIRVELNEDVNTRDRDLAAIKEWLRKQPHLPDQWDDGRIMTFLRGCSFSLEKCKRKLDMYFTMRAACPEFFTNRDVNRPELAELVTKVQGAPLPGLTPSGRRVTICRGLDKNIDADQLNNVFKLALMMGDVRLKEELEGVGGDIYILDASVVSPSHLAKLSPSAIKKFLICVQEAYPVKLKEVHVVNTSPVIETLINFIKPFLKDKIKNRIFIHSDMNTLKNYVPEEMLPEDFGGTGCSLNEVNSAWMKKLDDYTEWFKQQEAIKANEALRPGNPTNYDELFGIDGSFRQLSID; encoded by the exons ATGGCATCGGCAGCGACGCTAGTCCAGCCTTCAGGAGAGATGTGGAAGAAAATCCGGGTGGAGCTGAACGAGGACGTGAACACCCGGGACCGCGACCTTGCTGCGATCAAGGAGTGGCTGCGGAAGCAACCGCATCTTCCTGATCAATGGG atGACGGTCGCATCATGACATTCCTTCGAGGCTGTAGTTTCTCATTGGAAAAATGCAAAAGGAAACTTGACATGTACTTCACTATGAGGGCAGCATGTCCGGAGTTTTTCACTAATCGAGATGTGAACCGCCCAGAGCTAGCTGAACTGGTCACCAAAGT gcaaGGTGCTCCTCTACCCGGATTGACTCCAAGCGGTCGTCGAGTTACTATATGTCGAG gtCTGGACAAGAACATTGATGCAGACCAGCTCAACAACGTGTTCAAGCTGGCGCTAATGATGGGGGATGTTCGTCTGAAGGAGGAACTGGAAGGGGTTGGTGGGGATATATACATCCTGGATGCTTCGGTGGTGTCGCCTAGCCATTTAGCCAAATTATCACCCTCGGCAATCAAGAAGTTCCTGATTTGTGTACAG GAGGCGTACCCAGTTAAATTGAAAGAAGTGCACGTCGTGAATACATCACCAGTTATTGAGACCCTCATTAATTTCATCAAGCCTTTTCTCAAGGATAAGATTAAGAACAGA attttCATTCACTCTGACATGAATACGCTAAAAAATTACGTTCCAGAAGAGATGTTGCCAGAAGATTTTGGTGGTACTGGTTGCTCTTTGAATGAAGTTAACA GTGCTTGGATGAAGAAATTAGATGACTACACAGAGTGGTTCAAACAACAGGAGGCGATCAAGGCAAACGAGGCTTTAAGACCTGGCAACCCAACTAATTATGATGAACTTTTCGGAATTGATGGCTCCTTTAGACAGCTGTCTATAGATTAA
- the LOC112048923 gene encoding alpha-tocopherol transfer protein-like, whose translation MTLEQPAGEMWQKIREELNENPDTRDQDLAHIKEWLKKEPHLPDEFDDQRIMTFLRGCKFSLEKCKRKLDMYFTMRSAVPEFFTDRDITRPELQEITKIVQMPPLPGLTPDGRRVVLMRGIEKEVQTPNVANAFKLALMLGDVRLKEEKEGVAGDIYILDASVATPNHFAKFTPTLVKKFLVCVQEAYPVKLKQVHVINISPLVDKIVNFVKPFLKEKIRERIFIHSDVSDLYKHVPQEMMPNEYGGKAGPMTDIHNEWVKKLEEYTPWFTEQEQYKADEALRPGKPTNYDELFGIDGSFRQLVID comes from the exons ATGACCCTAGAACAGCCCGCTGGGGAGATGTGGCAGAAGATCCGCGAGGAGCTGAACGAGAACCCTGACACCCGCGACCAGGATCTGGCACACATCAAAGAGTGGCTCAAGAAGGAACCTCATCTACCCGACGAATTTG ATGACCAACGTATCATGACCTTCCTCCGCGGTTGCAAGTTCTCTCTAGAGAAGTGCAAGCGTAAGCTGGACATGTACTTCACCATGCGCTCCGCCGTGCCCGAGTTCTTCACTGACAGAGACATCACTCGCCCCGAGCTTCAAGAAATCACTAAAATAGT TCAAATGCCGCCACTTCCTGGTCTAACGCCTGATGGCCGTCGTGTGGTACTTATGAGAG GTATTGAAAAAGAAGTGCAAACACCAAATGTAGCAAACGCTTTCAAGCTAGCACTTATGTTGGGAGATGTCAGGCTCAAGGAGGAGAAGGAAGGCGTGGCTGGAGACATTTACATTCTGGACGCTTCTGTAGCCACTCCCAATCACTTCGCCAAATTTACACCCACTTTGGTGAAGAAATTCTTAGTCTGTGTTCAG GAGGCATACCCAGTTAAACTGAAGCAAGTTCACGTGATAAACATTTCACCACTTGTGGACAAGATTGTTAATTTCGTCAAACCATTCCTGAAAGAGAAGATCAGAGAAAGg ATCTTCATCCACAGTGATGTCAGCGATCTTTATAAACATGTTCCACAGGAAATGATGCCGAATGAATATGGAGGAAAAGCCGGTCCCATGACTGATATTCACA ATGAATGGGTCAAAAAACTCGAAGAGTACACGCCCTGGTTCACCGAGCAGGAACAATACAAAGCAGATGAAGCCCTAAGGCCAGGCAAACCTACCAACTATGATGAACTCTTCGGAATTGATGGATCCTTCCGTCAGTTAGTCATAGATTAa